The following proteins come from a genomic window of Miscanthus floridulus cultivar M001 chromosome 2, ASM1932011v1, whole genome shotgun sequence:
- the LOC136523770 gene encoding cytochrome b5-like isoform X2, whose amino-acid sequence MAGENKVFGFEEVAKHNVTKDCWIIIAGKVYDVTPFMDEHPGGDEVLLAVTGKDATADFEDIGHSDSARDIMEKYHIGQIDASTIPAKRTYVHPQQAPSHTDKDNDLLIKILQFLVPIMILGLAFGIRQYTKS is encoded by the exons atggccggcgagaaTAAGGTCTTTGGGTTCGAGGAAGTCGCCAAGCATAACGTCACCAAGGACTGCTGGATCATCATCGCCGGCAAG GTGTATGACGTCACTCCGTTTATGGATGAGCATCCTGGTGGAGATGAGGTTTTGCTAGCTGTAACTG GGAAAGATGCTACGGCTGATTTTGAAGATATTGGCCACAGTGATTCCGCAAGGGACATAATGGAGAAGTACCACATCGGGCAGATAGATGCTTCAACAATCCCAGCAAAACGTACTTATGTGCACCCCCAGCAAGCGCCCAGCCACACAGACAAGGATAATGACCTCCTCATCAAGATCCTGCAGTTCCTTGTGCCCATTATGATCCTGGGCCTTGCATTTGGTATACGGCAGTACACCAAATCATAG
- the LOC136523770 gene encoding cytochrome b5-like isoform X1 — translation MAGENKVFGFEEVAKHNVTKDCWIIIAGKLLLSSNIKKKGVPSAESSCSVRGLGKGVSGKPYPRLCNARRPRLEPETFWSQAVYDVTPFMDEHPGGDEVLLAVTGKDATADFEDIGHSDSARDIMEKYHIGQIDASTIPAKRTYVHPQQAPSHTDKDNDLLIKILQFLVPIMILGLAFGIRQYTKS, via the exons atggccggcgagaaTAAGGTCTTTGGGTTCGAGGAAGTCGCCAAGCATAACGTCACCAAGGACTGCTGGATCATCATCGCCGGCAAG CTATTATTATCATCAAACattaaaaaaaagggcgtacccagtgcagagagctcctgctctgtgcggggtctggggaagggtgtcagtggcaagccttaccctcgcctgtgcaatgcgaggagaccgcgactcgaacccgagaccttctggtcacaggcg GTGTATGACGTCACTCCGTTTATGGATGAGCATCCTGGTGGAGATGAGGTTTTGCTAGCTGTAACTG GGAAAGATGCTACGGCTGATTTTGAAGATATTGGCCACAGTGATTCCGCAAGGGACATAATGGAGAAGTACCACATCGGGCAGATAGATGCTTCAACAATCCCAGCAAAACGTACTTATGTGCACCCCCAGCAAGCGCCCAGCCACACAGACAAGGATAATGACCTCCTCATCAAGATCCTGCAGTTCCTTGTGCCCATTATGATCCTGGGCCTTGCATTTGGTATACGGCAGTACACCAAATCATAG
- the LOC136523758 gene encoding protein HLB1-like — MEEPTETRPAGAEDLANGAREPEGPPPEVEEEEVEEEPPRSATAKQEEAKAALGSEGSRPFTMRELLGELKEDGETAAGGSSVRSAFGDGNGVGSADAEGSSYSQDSTQQSSSHHDVAMDLINSVTGVDEEGRSRQRILSFAAKRYVNAIERNPDDPDAYYNWALVLQESADNVDPNSSSSKDALLEEACKKYAEATRLCPTLYDAYYNWAIAIADRAKMRGRTKEAEELWKQAILNYEKAVQLNWNSPQALNNWGLGLQELSAIVPARDKQTIIKTAIRKFRAAIQLQFDFHRAIYNLGTVLYGLAEDTMRSGKPDVSPNELYSQSAIYVAAAHALKPNYSVYRSALRLVRSMLPLPYLKVGYLTAPPANNAIAPHKDWERSQFILNHEGLQQADASDQPPSQSLGHLDRDRKPVRINVADIVSVSACADLTLPSGAGLCIETIHGPTFLVADSWEALDGWLDAIRLVYTIFARGKSDVLAGIITG, encoded by the exons ATGGAGGAGCCCACGGAGACCAGGCCAGCCGGTGCGGAGGATCTCGCGAACGGCGCGCGAGAGCCGGAGGGGCCTCCGCCGGAGGTTGAGGAGGAGGAAGTGGAGGAGGAGCCGCCGCGATCGGCGACGGCGAAGCAGGAGGAGGCGAAGGCGGCGCTGGGGTCGGAGGGATCCCGTCCGTTCACCATGCGGGAACTCCTCGGCGAGCTCAAGGAGGACGGCGAGACGGCGGCCGGCGGCAGCAGCGTGAGATCTGCGTTCGGCGATGGGAACGGGGTCGGATCCGCTGATGCCGAGGGCTCGTCCTACAG CCAAGATAGCACACAACAGTCTTCATCCCACCATGATGTAGCGATGGACTTGATAAATAGTGTAACTGGAGTTGACGAGGAAGGACGTTCTCGCCAAAGGATTCTTTCTTTTGCTGCCAAAAG GTATGTAAATGCAATTGAAAGAAATCCTGATGACCCTGATGCATATTATAATTGGGCTCTTGTCCTCCAG GAGAGTGCAGACAATGTGGATCCCAATTCTAGTTCCTCTAAAGATGCATTGCTTGAGGAGGCTTGCAAAAAGTATGCTGAAGCTACCCGACTTTGTCCAACTCTTTATGAT GCATATTATAACTGGGCTATTGCTATTGCTGATCGGGCTAAAATGCGAGGTCGGACAAAAGAAGCCGAAGAACTCTGGAAGCAG GCAATACTGAATTATGAGAAGGCTGTCCAGCTTAATTGGAATAGCCCACAG GCTCTCAATAACTGGGGTCTTGGGCTACAG GAGCTGAGTGCAATTGTTCCTGCCCGGGATAAACAGACCATAATAAAAACAGCTATAAGAAAG TTCCGTGCTGCAATTCAGCTGCAATTTGATTTCCATCGGGCAATATACAACCTCGGAACTGTCTTG TATGGTTTAGCTGAGGATACCATGAGGTCTGGGAAGCCAGATGTCTCCCCTAATGAGCTTTACAGTCAGTCTGCTATCTATGTTGCAGCTGCTCATGCTCTGAAGCCAAATTACTCG GTCTATCGCAGTGCTTTGCGATTAGTCCGCTCaatg TTACCCCTGCCATATCTCAAAGTGGGGTATTTGACTGCTCCTCCAGCTAACAATGCCATTGCCCCACACAAAGATTGGGAGAGATCACAGTTCATTTTGAATCATGAGGGACTCCAGCAG GCTGATGCTTCTGACCAGCCTCCATCACAATCCCTTGGGCATTTGGACAGGGACAGAAAACCTGTCAGAATAAACGTTGCAGATATTGTTTCAGTATCAGCATGTGCTGATTTAACTTTACCAAGTGGTGCTGGCCTCTGTATAGAAACTATTCATGGTCCTACATTCTTG GTTGCCGATAGTTGGGAGGCTCTTGACGGTTGGCTAGACGCCATACGCCTTGTCTACACTATTTTTGCAAGAGGAAAGAGCGATGTACTTGCCGGTATTATTACTGGTTAA
- the LOC136538766 gene encoding uncharacterized protein, which translates to MRNGFIFATFMLSSMLGSSIASRLLARKLKVEGYMQIVFSVSAFTLFLPVVTNFLVPPSGEKGGSISLGGCLQLLGFCTFESCVGIFWPSIMKMRSQYIPEEARSTIMNFFRIPLNLFVCVVLYNVNAFPITVMFGMCSIFLFMAAILQRRLMVVSDLHRSTKDAEMTAEDEPLNP; encoded by the exons ATGAGGAACGGCTTCATATTTGCTACTTTCATGCTTTCCTCGATGCTGGGTAGTTCAATTGCTTCTCGTTTGTTAGCTCGGAAGCTGAAGGTTGAAGGTTATATGCAAATCGTGTTTTCTGTATCGGCCTTTACTCTTTTCCTCCCCGTTGTCACTAAT TTCCTAGTACCTCCCTCTGGGGAGAAAGGCGGTAGCATTTCGTTAGGAGGCTGCTTACAGCTTCTTGGTTTCTGTACCTTTGAGTCATGTGTTGGTATATTTTGGCCATCAATCATGAAGATGAGATCTCAATATATTCctgaggaggcaagaagcacaaTCATGAATTTCTTCCGTATACCACTCAACCTGTTTGTTTGCGTGGTGCTATACAAT GTGAATGCATTCCCAATAACTGTCATGTTCGGCATGTGCTCCATTTTCCTTTTCATGGCAGCAATCTTGCAGAGGCGCTTAATGGTTGTCTCTGATCTTCACAGATCGACAA AAGACGCAGAGATGACTGCGGAAGATGAGCCTCTGAACCCTTAG
- the LOC136538767 gene encoding mitochondrial import inner membrane translocase subunit TIM23-2-like translates to MADPRMFPSGSDDRADASDAGRRVYNPYQDLNMPYSYRTLYDLPTSPEFLFEEEALAQRRSWGENLTFYTGVGYLSGAVGGAALGLRDAARGAEPGETAKIRANRVLNACGSSGRRVGNTLGVIGLMYAGIESAMVAARDRDDWINSVAAGLGTGALFRAANGPRSAAVAGVLGGILAAAAMGGKQLAKRYVNVI, encoded by the coding sequence atggccgacccTAGGATGTTCCCTTCGGGATCAGACGACCGCGCCGACGCCTCCGACGCGGGACGCCGGGTCTACAACCCGTACCAGGACCTCAACATGCCCTACAGCTACCGGACGCTCTACGACCTCCCCACCTCGCCGGAGTTCCTCTTCGAGGAGGAGGCCCTGGCGCAGCGGCGCTCGTGGGGTGAGAACCTCACTTTCTACACGGGCGTCGGGTACCTCTCGGGCGCcgtcggcggcgccgccctgggcctCCGCGACGCCGCCAGGGGCGCCGAGCCCGGGGAGACCGCCAAGATCCGCGCCAACCGCGTGCTCAACGCCTGCGGCAGCTCCGGCCGCCGCGTCGGGAACACACTGGGCGTCATCGGCCTCATGTACGCCGGGATCGAGAGCGCCATGGTCGCGGCCCGCGACCGCGACGACTGGATCAACAGCGTCGCCGCTGGGCTTGGCACCGGCGCGCTCTTCCGCGCCGCCAACGGGCCGCGATCCGCCGCCGTCGCAGGCGTCCTCGGCGggatcctcgccgccgccgccatgggggGCAAGCAGCTAGCCAAGAGATACGTGAACGTCATATGA